Sequence from the Nitrospiraceae bacterium genome:
ATGCTGCCGATCATCGGCACGACTTTAAATGACGTGGGCGCCTTGGCGATGGTCGGCTCAATAAATTTCCAGCGCTCCTTCGCTCCAGGCAATGCGGTCGGTTGCCGGGCTGCTGCAAGCTGAGCTCCCAGGGGACGATGCTGCGCACAATCCGCCAGAATATCCTGAATGAGGGTCTTGTCGGTAAAGCCCACGACATAGTCGAAATACTTAGCCGCATCCTGCGGATAACTTCGCGCATGAGGCCCGCCCAATACTGTCACGGCCCCGCGAGCGCGAAACATCTGACTGATGGCATAGGCTGTTAACGCCGATCGGGTAAACGCCCCGATGAACACAATATCCGTCTCATCCAATAATTCGTGTTGGAGATCTTCGCGGCCGGTGTAACACACGAAGCGCACCTGATGGCCTAATTCTTCGCACCACACCCCCACGACCTGGGGCATGATGCTCGCCAGATTTTGATTCATCACCCTGGCATAGAGGGAATTCGTGGGACCTTTGGTGACTAGATCCAATATTGTCACCCGACGTGGGCGCATAGACAACCTCCTAAAATGGGATACCCGAAAATTTGGTGGAGGGGAAAAAAGAGGAATCTCCTGAAGCTGCCTCACCGTAGAGGAAAACCTGGATTAGGTCAAGGATAACCAGTTGCATTAGGACCGATCTTCCTGTACGGTTTTGTAAGAATCGACCGTCTCGCAGGATCCAAGCCATTCTCCGGCTGTTCTGGCCGGTGTCGTAGCCTAAACCTCCTCAGACCGGCCTCGATACGCAACCTCAGCATAGAACAATGTCGTTCGTGCTTCGTCTGGTTGTGCCCAACAAAGGAACTGACTGTCATGCCGAATCAAAAACGCCGAAAAGACCTTCGAAATGTCGCCATCATCGCTCATGTCGATCATGGCAAAACAACGTTAGTGGATGCCCTGCTCAGGCAAACCGGCGCGCATGTATTCAAAGAAGGCGAAGCCGTCATTATGGATTCCAATCCATTGGAAAAAGAGCGTGGCATTACCATTTTTTCGAAAAATGCTTCCCTCCTCTATAAAGATACCCGCATCAATCTCGTCGATACGCCGGGCCATGCCGACTTTGGGAGTGAAGTCGAGCGCATTCTACGCATGGTGGACGGAGTGCTCCTGCTTGTGGATGCCTTTGATGGCCCGATGCCCCAAACCAAGTTCGTCCTGAAAAAATCGCTGGAATTGCATTTGAAACCCATCGTCGTAATTAACAAGATCGATCGCCCCAACGCCCGTCCTGAAGAAATCGTGAATCAAACCTTTGATTTGTTTTGTGAACTGAACGCGACCGACGAACAGTTAGATTTCCCCATTGTGTACGCATCCGGAAAAGAGGGAAAGTCCACGCTGGACATGAGTGATCCCCCCGTTGACATGAAGCCCTTATTGGACACGATCATTCACCGGGTCCTGCCGCCCGTGGCTGATCCGGAACAACCCTTTCAAATGCTCGTGACTATGTTGGAATACGACTCCTACATCGGTCGTGTGGCGGTGGGACGGATTGTCCATGGGATGATTGAAGTCGGCAATCAGATCGTCGCCGTGAAACGGGATGGCACCATTTCCCGCGGAAAGGTCACCAAACTGCTCGCGTATCAGGGACTCACCCGGATCGAAACCGATTCCGCTCAAGCCGGAGATATCATTTCCCTGGCCGGCCATCAGGATGTTCGGGTGGGAGAAACTTTAGCTTCTCCTCAAAACCCGACAGCCTTACCGACCGTCAACGTGGATGAACCCACGATTTCCATGAACTTCTCTCATAATACCAGCCCTTTGGCTGGAAAAGACGGGGGGCGTTTTCTCACGTCGCGACACATTCGTGAGCGCCTGGCTCACGAAGCCATGATGAATGTGGGGATTAAAGTGGAGGAGGCCGACGGTGGCGAGCGATTTACGGTCTCAGGACGCGGCGAACTCCATTTATCCATTTTAATCGAAACCATGCGTCGGGAAGGGTTTGAATTAGAAGTCTCCCCGCCCAAAGTCATTTACAAAGAAATGGACGGCGAAATTCTGGAACCTGTCGAACTTGTGGTCATTGAGGTGGACCCGGGTTATCAGGGTGCGGTCATCGAAGCGCTGGGTGCGCGGAAAGCCGAAATGAAGGACCTGCGTATCAGTGCAGTGGGCACCGTCCGCATGGAATTCCACATTGCGTCGCGTGCCCTTTTGGGATTTCGCAGTGAATTATTGAGGATGACCAGAGGCAGCGGGGTCATGTCCCAGATTTTCCATGAATACCAACCCTTTAAAGGAGAGATTCCTCATCGTTCGGCTGGAGTCCTCATTTCTCATGGTCCTGGACAGGCCGTTGCCTATGGCCTCTGGGGACTTCAAGATCGTGGCGAAATTTTCCTTCATCCTGGAGACGATATTTATGAGGGCATGCTGGTTGGGGTCAACAACAAAGGCAATGACCTGGTGGTGAATGCCATCCGCGAGAAAAAACTCACTAATATTCGAGCCTCTGGAACCGACGAAGCCATTCACCTCATTCCCCCGCGGGAAATGACCCTGGAATTCGCATTGGAATTCATCGAAGATGATGAACTGGTCGAAGTGACTCCTAAGAATGTGCGCTTGCGAAAGCGCTACCTCACCGACAACGAGCGCCGATCCGCCCGTAACCTGTCCAAGAAGGCTCAATAACTTTTGCCTCCGTAACTTTTGATCTGCTTTTTGGCCTTGCCATCACTCAACCGTGGCGGCAAGGCCCATGGCCATTCCCTCCAAACCGACCCGCATGCCTTGTGCAAAACATAACCTTCGGCTGGCTCAAGTACCCTTTGCCCAGAGTTGATTGAAGGCATCACCTTCCAGGGCTTTCTCAACAATGCTTAAAGAAATTGCTCACGAAAGGTTGGAGAAAAGTCCGGTTGCCCCTTCTTATTTTTAAATTGACCGGCTCAAGTGTTTATCAGCCAACTCTCTGCCTTATCCGCAATAAGATTTTGACCCCTTAGGCGTTTTCCCCTCTTAAGTACTT
This genomic interval carries:
- the typA gene encoding translational GTPase TypA, which codes for MPNQKRRKDLRNVAIIAHVDHGKTTLVDALLRQTGAHVFKEGEAVIMDSNPLEKERGITIFSKNASLLYKDTRINLVDTPGHADFGSEVERILRMVDGVLLLVDAFDGPMPQTKFVLKKSLELHLKPIVVINKIDRPNARPEEIVNQTFDLFCELNATDEQLDFPIVYASGKEGKSTLDMSDPPVDMKPLLDTIIHRVLPPVADPEQPFQMLVTMLEYDSYIGRVAVGRIVHGMIEVGNQIVAVKRDGTISRGKVTKLLAYQGLTRIETDSAQAGDIISLAGHQDVRVGETLASPQNPTALPTVNVDEPTISMNFSHNTSPLAGKDGGRFLTSRHIRERLAHEAMMNVGIKVEEADGGERFTVSGRGELHLSILIETMRREGFELEVSPPKVIYKEMDGEILEPVELVVIEVDPGYQGAVIEALGARKAEMKDLRISAVGTVRMEFHIASRALLGFRSELLRMTRGSGVMSQIFHEYQPFKGEIPHRSAGVLISHGPGQAVAYGLWGLQDRGEIFLHPGDDIYEGMLVGVNNKGNDLVVNAIREKKLTNIRASGTDEAIHLIPPREMTLEFALEFIEDDELVEVTPKNVRLRKRYLTDNERRSARNLSKKAQ